Below is a window of Merismopedia glauca CCAP 1448/3 DNA.
GTAGAGCGATTTATTGATGAAAATCGCTCCCGTAACGAACAACTCGCCGACTTAATGCGACGTTTCGGTATATGTGAGGAAAAAGGCAGTGGCATTGATAAAGTTGTAAGCGCAGCAGAGATATTTCAACTACGCGCACCAGATTTTCGAGTAGGTGACACACGCACTACAGCAGTGCTGTTTGCCCATCAGGATTTTACCGACATGAGCAAGACAGATCGAATTCGAGCCTGCTACCAACATTGCTGTCTACTGTATGTCAGCAATCAACGAATGTCTAACCAAACCCTACGGGATCGGTTTCGTCTAAGTGAGTCACAGGCAGCAACCGTTTCTCTAATTATAAAAACTACCAAAGAAGCTGGCTTGATCAAAGCAGACGAATCCGAATCAACCTCTACCCGCTATGCTCGCTATCTCCCTTTTTGGGCATAAAAGTGTTTTAACGCAAATCGAGATGAGCCACTCCCAAAACCTGAAACCCTTGCAAAATCAACATAAAAGTGTTTTAACGCAAATCGAGATGAGTCACTCCCAAAACCTGAAACCCTTAATTATTCTTTCATCAACCATCAACCATAAACAAAAAGATCGGATTTAATTATTACCGCAAGTACGAGAGCATCAGTTGTCAATCTGTGCTACCAAAGATTGACAAGCTTTGAGAAACACCACTACATCTACCCCTACAGCTACCAATTGCACTCCCAAATTGATCCACTCCTTTGCAATTTCGGGGTTATCCGCATAAGTTCCCACAAATTTACCTGATTGACGAATTACACCAACGCATTGCTGCATTAAACTAATTACTTGCATATCTCTGACTTGACCTGGTATACCCAAAGATTGAGATAGATCGTATGGTCCCAAGAAAATGCCATCTAAGTGAGGAACCCTAGCTATAGCCTCAATATTGTCTACACCTTCGGTGCCTTCCACCTGCACTATCACCAGAGATTTATGGTTCATTTCCTCTGTAATTTGGGTTCCAGCCGCCCCATACATCCCCGCCCTAGTCGCAAAAGATAATCCCCGCGTTCCCAAAGGATTGAATTTAGCTGCTTTGACTGCTGCTATAGCCTCAGCCTCGGTTTGTACTTGCGGAACTAAAACACCGGCACTGCCAATATCTAAAGCTGCTTGAATTTGAGCCGGATCGTTTTTGGCGACTCTGACTAGTGGTGCTAACCCCAATCCGTCAGCAGCGCGACATAGGTTGACTGCAACTGAAATATCTAAAGCCCCATGCTCCAAATCGATAACTACAAAGTCAAATCCAGCATAACTGCCAATTTCTACTAAGGCTGGATCGGTAGAATTAATAAATAATCCTAAGACAACTTCTTGGGCTTGAAGTTGTGTTTTCAGGTGATTTTCCCGCATAAATAACCTTACAGATCGGATAAAATTTCACTTTGACAGTAGCAAAAGCCACAAACTTCTAGATAACTTAGGTGTTTACTAAAAAATAGTGTTAAGAAGATGTCACCTTCTGGCACTATCCATATAAAATAACCCTACATTCAATTTTCATCAGAGGCTTGGATCTACAGCAAACGATTTAGCAATTGAGTATAGAGATAAACCAACCAAAACCTATATCCCCAGCCATTTGTCAAAGTTGAGCCTATGATCCAAGTAGCATCCCAAATTCACGTAACTGAAACCCCACGCTTCACAAAAACAGCTATTTTAGTGATAGGTGGCGCAGAAGATAAAGTTCATGGCAGAGAGATCTTACATACTTTTTTTTGTCGATCGGGAGATATTAACGCACGGATTGGAATTATTCCTTCAGCTTCCAGAGAACCAGCAGTCATAGGCGATCGCTACCAGACGATATTTGCTGAGATGGGTGCTGAGAAAATACAGGTATTTGATATTAGAGAACGAGAGCAAGCTTCAGATCCTCAAATTCAAAAAGATATGGAGGAATGTACCGGAGTATTTATGACAGGGGGAGATCAATTACGATTGTGGGGTATTTTAGCCGAAACTCCCTTAATGGAAAGATTGCGTCACCGAGTTTGGCGAGGAGAGTTAACTTTAGCTGGAACTAGCGCTGGTGCAGCCGTAATGGGGCATCATATGATTGCAGGTGGAGGTAGTGGAGAATCTCCGAACCGTTCCTTGGTGGATATGGCGACTGGTTTGGGTTTAATTCCCGAAGCCATTGTA
It encodes the following:
- a CDS encoding HpcH/HpaI aldolase family protein; this encodes MRENHLKTQLQAQEVVLGLFINSTDPALVEIGSYAGFDFVVIDLEHGALDISVAVNLCRAADGLGLAPLVRVAKNDPAQIQAALDIGSAGVLVPQVQTEAEAIAAVKAAKFNPLGTRGLSFATRAGMYGAAGTQITEEMNHKSLVIVQVEGTEGVDNIEAIARVPHLDGIFLGPYDLSQSLGIPGQVRDMQVISLMQQCVGVIRQSGKFVGTYADNPEIAKEWINLGVQLVAVGVDVVVFLKACQSLVAQIDN
- a CDS encoding cyanophycinase; the protein is MIQVASQIHVTETPRFTKTAILVIGGAEDKVHGREILHTFFCRSGDINARIGIIPSASREPAVIGDRYQTIFAEMGAEKIQVFDIREREQASDPQIQKDMEECTGVFMTGGDQLRLWGILAETPLMERLRHRVWRGELTLAGTSAGAAVMGHHMIAGGGSGESPNRSLVDMATGLGLIPEAIVDQHFHNRNRMSRLLSAIAAYPDKIGIGIDEDTCALFERDGILNAIGKGTVTIVDACQLSRTNYPGVAATDPISLHNVSLHVLCHGDRYNMKERSVVY